In Malus sylvestris chromosome 2, drMalSylv7.2, whole genome shotgun sequence, the genomic stretch TCATATTGCAATCTTTTGCACTTTCAGTTAACTGTTTTGCCTAATTAAGCTTCTTTCCTTCCGAGAGCCTTTTGGCAAACTCAATCAGTGCTTCTTCATAGGTACCTTCTCCCTTGGATTCCTCATACCTTCCGGTATCCAAATTCACCCGTGACACCGGCTTCTTCAACAACACCTTTCCGATTTCAACAAGCCTTTTCAGATTTTTCTCCGTTGCAATGTCCACCGATGCCTCCTCACCAATCAACGTGTCATCCTATAATTTTTACACATTAGGAAAGAATTAGCATGATCATGCTTGCAAccataaaatttaaaagttgcttttataccatatttactGACCACAGTGCATATATATTTGACGGAGATCATGAACCGCTTATAAAATGTACCTGAATACGAAGATAGTTGTCCTTGGCGTGAACGGATTGGAAGAGGGTGGAGACATGAAAATCAACCATGTCGGAACTTGCATCGCCGAAAATGTCTACCAAAGGTGTGCTCCCATTGTCAAAGACCCAATTGATCAAACCCCATTTGGAGGCGTTGGCTGCATTGTACTTCGCTTCATTCTTGGCTGCGCCTGTGCCCAATGATAGCACTAACAACCTGGTAGCATCCATCGGCTCTGAGTTATGCTTCAATATCTCTCTGTTTATGTGGCTTATGGCCGTCATCGTCTGCATATGACCGTAGATTTAATTAATTTCCTTAGTGCATTAATTAGTTTCTAATTTTTGCCTGACAGTCTAACATGTTATTTTCATAACTTATGAATTAAATGCATATCAATTGAGGGTAGATTATCAAATTAAGTACATACAGGATTGTTGGCAGCAACCCCACCATCGATGAGATCAAAAGTTCGGGTTCTTCCGTCGTTATCATTGACCTCGAAGTAATGAGCGGGGAGAAAAGTGGGAGCAGCAGAGGTACTGATGCAGATATCCGAAAGCTTAGCATTTTTCAATGGACTTTCTTTTGCCTGTGCCATGGATTTAAAACTATATAAGAATACCTACACAAGTAGCAACAGCAATCCCCAAAAATTGAGTAAAATTACGGCTTATTCATTGTTGCTGTCTTACATCGATGGTTGAGAAGAGCACAGGCTGAAGGTGCTTAATATCAAAAGTTGGAATAATCACATTGGTTAGGGTTTGTTTAAGAGTGAGGTCGCCAAGCAGCTCCTTCGTCAATGTTCGCAGGTACTTTCCATCATATTTTGGTCCCATGACAGCACCAACCATACTTGTTAGTGATGTCAAGAAGTTATTACGACTGcaaatttcaaataaatttaCATTAGAACTAGttaacctatatatatatatatatccacatTAATGTCTAGTAAGTCGATTTGTGAGCTGATTGATTTGTTCGGATACGCGTGATCATGTTTTGTGACATTACCAAATCCGTACTTGCTACATCCTACGTACTGCAATACTGTAAATTGATACGAAACAATTTTGTGTTAAGTTGTTATAGATCACTAACCTATGCTGAGGGAAAATCTTTGGGGTGTGATCCAAATAGAAGTTGTTGATGTCCTTTGCTTCGTACATGGGTCGGTTGTCTTTGTTAGGAGCTGTAAGCATGGTGGTGACAAGACCACCGGTGCTTGTTCCGGCAATTATGTCGAAATAATCTGCGATTCTTGCAGCAGGCCCATCCAATTCCTATACCATATGCACAAATTAATGACGTTCACAATATTGTAAGAccgtaactaaaaataaaaactgacaGTTGAAATGGCAATCCAGCAGACTCGTAAAGTACCTGAAGCTTGGATTCAAGAAAGGCAAGGAGGGTGCTGGGAATTATGCCTCTAATGCCACCACCATCAATGCTTAGTACTGTCACCATCCTTCTCTTTGTCATACCAGTCGACATTGTTATAACTCGAATTAAAGATCTTGTCCAATCGAaatatttttgtgaaaaatcaGACCTTCTCTGTCGCTTAGATATAATATGAGCAATTGTGATTGTGAAGGAAGCTTGTTGTGTGAAGTGTACACAGATCGAGTATGCTATTTATAGCAAGAACCCAAGCACTCTTCTTACTGGTAGCAGCCATGGCGGCCAATGCTGTGTTGGTGCTCTTGGGCGACTAGTCAACACCTTCAATATAGTTCAATCGGTTTGGTCAGAGTCTTCTATTAGTGTACATATTAGTATTCATTAATTTGCATGGAATGGAATTAAGAAAAAATTGAGGTtgtattataaaattaattagtaataTAAGAAGTAGCTCAAATTACTTATAAGTTTATATAAAGATTCTTCTTTACCTATGATTTATTTTTAACACATGCACTTTAATATGAGGCTAATTTTCAATTCTAACATATAAATAATACAAATGGGATAACATAGAGTAAGTGTGACTGTTAAGCTTCACGGATAAGAAGACTTACTCTAATATACCATGAAGAAGTTAAAATTCCCTCATAAAATCCAATTGATAAGTAAAGAGTAGTaattattggcactccaaaaatctcatttttcattttacactccaaattttttataattagaaagaaaaatacacttgtgaggaatggagaatgagatttttttagtaATAATAATATCTCTCTAATTATTAATACTTATTAATGCTACTTTATGTATTTGTCAAGTACCAGATGACGACCAAGTTGGTAcatcatcttccaaaacaccacGTTTTTGTAATGACGTAGAGAAATGATAAACGCATatcatctttctttctttcttttatttttctttttttctggtacactttttttcattaaaaacttTTGAAATGAATAATTCAACAAACAATAGTAGAGCTAGGAATTTTTCATCGGGTGAACTAGTttatagatttaaatctatatAAACAAAGAAACATATTAATGTATTTTCATAGTATCAGTTAGTTTAAGAAAATATTCACAAGGTGAGCCAAGAATTTTCGTTATTCAAATAAATTCAaacttgtacatgtacaagaagcgatgagaaaaaaatgtaagaaaaaaaagatgTTTGTAAActgtaatatataattaaaccgAAAGAATTCGAATCAGTGACTAAATATATGTGGGCTACAttcgaaaataaataaaaattacatgtaaattttatgggaagtgttattgtcactccaaaaatctcattctacactgctcacaagtgtattttgctttctaaatataaaaagtttggaatGTAGAATAAGAATTTTAGAACGCCAATAataattctcaatttttttttctatcaaaAGCTACTTGGGCTATAGCCAAAGGTAGCCCTTAGAGCATCCCCAATGGGGGTTTTATCCTCCTTGAGGCTATCACATTTGTAGCTCTAATGAAAAATATCATCCCTAATGGGCCGGAAAATGGGGCTACATCCACCACAGGGGCTAGCAATTTCAATCCTTGGTAGCAAGAAGTTAGGCTACATCTAGCCCCAAAAAGTAAGGGAACCACACCAAATTGAGGGCTCAgtcttgattttgtttttgtttttttagtttaGAAATGGGTGAGCCCCATTTTTAATTCCAAAACATGattttaagggtttatttttaaaCCGTGTAGgattttaagagtttattttcaactgtttgtttgattaagaaaacatatacaaacaatgACTATTTTTTGTGTTGttgattagaaaaaaaatgttgtgctttgtgtttaattttctaGAATGAAAAGttcatataaataaaaataaaaaaaattgatgaaatttaaCATGGGTAGTTTAGAGACCTAAACCGAAAATATAACCAAATAAcataactaaattgtgataagATAATCTAATCCAATGATTgttatgaaatgaaaatctTGATTGATTTTGGAGAATGTGTCAATAAGAGAAATAAACCAATAGCTATTATGAAATGAAATCTTATCTTGTCTGATTTCATAGAAACAAACCAACATATGAGATTGAGATAAAATAATCAAAACCAATGATTGTTATGAAAtaaaatcttatcttatctgATTTCATATAAACAAACGAACagatgagattgagataagaTAACCTACAACGGTGCATAAATAATGAAATCTAACTTTGTCagaatttgaatatttttaggttaaaaggttcataaattaaaatttaagataATGCATCCAATAATCAAGTTTAGAAAAGTTAAGACAATAATAAATTTACCGCGTAATCAAATTActacataataaaatatatagccTCATATAGAACCCGAAAGATATATAACCCCTTATTAGGAGAGATTCTTTTTTAGAGCTCCAAAGATTCCTCGAAGCTTTAAATTAGGCTACATCCACCACTTTTCTAACCTCATATAGAACCCTTCATTGGAGATGCTTAATGTGGCTCCACCAATGTCAACAAAATCAACaaatagaattttaaaaaaaaatgtttataagAGGAAACAAAAAGTGTGTCATTACTATTTTCCATAACGCATATTGGtgcaagttgattttttttttttttttggttaatcttCTTCGAAGATTCGCTCGCGTAGAAGCTGATGCTGGTGTGGGAAAACATTATGGATATTAGTCTTCAAAATTTTGGTGCCATTCGTTGAAAGATGGTAAAAGCAGTGTCGTTTTATGGGAAAGTTTGGGCCTAACGATCCACTCAACCGCATGTTGTCTCAATAATTAACAGAAGGCCGATGGAGATGAATCTGATCAAGCATGTGAAGTTCATggtaaaatgtatattgattttttttttttttggaaactaatgtatatttatttaatcatggTTGAATAGTAATCACGAGCTGCTAATTCAGTGGTAAATGGTGGATTACGAGgcttttttaaaactaaaaattagagATCTCGGGTTCGAAACCTGCTGCTAATTTGTGGAACCCATACTTGTGGCCAAGAAAAAGCTGAAATATTTCTGTGAGTCTTCTCGGCCCCCGGAAATAGTGGATAACTGTGGCTTGCCACCAATTGTTCCTCTTAAAcaacaacagaaaaaaaaaaatcatggttGAACAGTATTTGTGGTTGTGGGATTACATTTTTAAGTAAGCAAGTGTTAATTATTCCAAGGTTATCACTTTCTTATGGTATTTTATAGTATTTATTGTGACTCACCGAAAGATGAATTGTTGTTATCCTGTTATGTTATCATTGAATTATGTCACAATCACCTTTTTATCTAGAAAGTTTCTTTTGCAGGTGACCATGTGTGTTTGGCCTTTACTTTGATTACATCGCGTTCACATTAACATGATCATGGCTATAATATTCGGAATagtttgtttttatacaagtCAAAGCAATTAACGGTTTATCATAACGGTTTATCATAAGGATGTTACTTATTATAAGTGTCAATTTGTTTTACATATATAGATAGCTAAATGTTCTCAAATGCGAACTTTTCTAAAATGATCTGTAAATGATGATAAAGATAATGAACCGTTCCGATATGAAAGACTTGTTATATATTAACACTCCACATATTATTTATTACACCCCACATAACCTCACACTCTCAACAAACACGTTATGTTTTCTACATACACATTTTCTACGTGCATCCCAGAGTCTTTACATCTTAGGTGCGAATACATAAGCTCATTCAAGGCACCTTCAGTGTGAAGCTCAAGGTTGGTTAGATGCCggatttttctaattttattcCAATACATTTTTGGTCTGATGCCAAAGACCGGAGTGAGTTTGAATCTCTTCTATTTCTCTATCTCTTCATATTGTACCAAATACCAATGTTCTAAAATCGCTCTAGCAGCCACCTAGGCGTTTGGCAGTGGAAGCCCGTTGGGATTTAGGGTAAATCGTTTTAAAAATCAACCAGGACCTAGGCGGCAACCTAGGCATTCTAGGCGGTCTGAAATTCTTGCCGTCGCACAAGGTGCTTTGCAACTCTCGCCACCACCGAAAGATCTGCAACTCTCGCAGCCTCGAACTCTCATCGCATCTGCAACTCCAAGTTTCCAACTCCCGCATCGCATCTCGCATCTCACACCTCGCATCTGGCATCCGCATTGTAAACTATGGCTGATTGCTAGAGGTTTCTggaaaaagagagagggagagagagagagagaaaagagaaagagttgttttgggtttttgtgtCATGGGCTCACGGGaagggagtaggattctcttcctTCCTTTTTTCCCTCCCCTCTTATTTGAActgtcacagttaagccacgtcaacatcttatattaattttttttatagaaagagaaagataaaatagagaatgtgagaggaggAGATGGAAAGAGGAGGAGAGAAAATCCTAGTCCCACGGGAAGAGTGAAAATTTAAAGTAGGAAGAGGATTTTTGTTTGACTTTGCCACATGTGTGATTTTTCATGACTAAAACACAAGggaataaatttatttttaagggaactttaacgaaaaactcctggtactattcactttaacgaaaaaccacatttttacactaaaaagtcaatccttgtactattcactttaccttttattttgtccttatcgttaaaactcaaagttttcaagtcattttcattagttttccctaTTTTTAATGGGGGAAACCaggtccaattttttttcaaatgaaaaGTAAAGTCCAAAAATGATTAATATATATGAGGTGAGTAAATgttacaaaattaacaaaaaaacaaagtcCTAAAATTATACACATATactcatattttataatatacaTTATAAATTTATGTAAATCCGCTTAGGACGCCTAGGCACTAGACCCCAACCGCCTAGGAGTTAGGCACCAGCTCGCcgcctaaggccatctccaactgagggctggccagatggctcgttttacccctctagccctccaagatattaatatttgaACGAACAGTACAgggtcatatttgcctccatctccaaccgagggccatagggctcgttttatgtcacagcccgtcccgaaaaataatttttgttgacgtaaattgatgaaaatgcccaTGGACGTTAAATGGTGTGATGTGATTTAAGTGTTGTTTTTTGGTCAATATTCAtaaatcctaattgtttggaacTAATTAGGATTAGGTTATTATGTATTTTGGTTGTTGACCAATCCAAGGCCACACACACAtcctttctcttccttctcgtactctctctctctctcagactcactctctctctctctctctctctctctctctctctctctctctctctcttctctcttgtaCGGACTACACTTAAAATCCATCGAAAGTGTGAAGATTGAGGGTGTAAAgcacaccattgtgttcgtgagaaccatacgagttgaatggtaccattttcaggtaagaactccTTTGAAAACTCGTAAAATCCGAACCCCGATttgaggtactattcatgctcacataaaatgttgattttttaggaattttaaggacataggaagctttaggaggtcctaaggaagctcggagtggtTCGTTGGGTGAAAtcggacgtcgggatcgtgagTTTCAAGCTTGGCCGGATTTTGTGGAATTTCTCCAGCGGGATTCCGTGATTTTTGGAGCTTTAAATTGGTAAGGAAATGTTCTTCAagttgtaagcttcattttggtgcaAAATTCATAggaaatggatgaaaaatgagtgagatatAGCCAATTGAAAAATTCCCAGTTTTTCGGTGACGGCGACGGTCGTCGGAGTCTGAGGTTGAAgacgacggaatattccgtcaattctgacggaatattctgatgCCGTCAGTTAAGTTTAACAGAATCTGTTAGGATTTagcggaatattccctaactgccATTACTGTTTCCGTTAGGATTTCCTGCGCATGGTCGCGCGTCTTGCCATGCACTCACAGGCGCGTGGCGGCACATGGGtggataaaaaattattttaaaaatctgGGGACGATCCTGAGATTGTATAGGTCATTGTGGTATATTcctatacccaatttgagctatgtatgagaagttattagctagttttgcctatgtgctttaaataacatttttatagttaattcgcataaatgtgagacttatcccgaggacgagcgtgttcaagggcgactcgggggctacgacccttcgacataccagtgagttggcttttggttttcagtatatatttctatacttgatattttcccagaaatatatgtttaaatgaaagtatgtctTAAAtcccatgcatataaatttatatttcatatatgatttggtatatgatgcattatatataattatggtgCTGTGGATACTCAGGTAAGCTCatgtgagttatgtttggttatgtgaattatcaatgatgtgatatgtgattgaataatgttgagctcatcaAATTGCAtgtagggtgattgtgattttagccagagatatggcacagtcttgtttattatgtcacctcacgcaccatatgctcatattggatccaatttaggtgcacagtcttgtcgtacagaccttcaTTAGGGTTATAacttgtaggtgactagcgatttatcatCCAATTATTATGTGAGAGTtgtattgagcatgattatattacacccattattgtcgtacagaccttttcatttggttccgactcttgtgcagtatagtgccgtataggtcattgtagtgacttcggctagattgatttttgagctatgaattcaaccgTACGGATTATCACAGGGGTTCCGGTTagcatgttatatttctataaaattatttttacctgaattgcttactctgttatatctttgcatggcatacatatgaatatgattatgtgaagcatgatttgaattgatatatttacatatatatttatgtgcgCCCAGTTATTATGTGAGAGTtgtattgagcatgattatattacacccattattgttgtacagaccttttcatttggttccgactcttgtgcagtatagtgtcgtataggtcattgtagtgacttcggctagattgatattgagctatgaattcagccgtacagattATCACAGGAGTTCCGGTTagcatgttatatttctatgaaattatttttacctgaattgcttactctgttatatcttggcatgacatacatatgaatatgattatgtgaagcatgatttgaattgatatatttacatatatatttatgtatatgcttttatcttgattttgggaaaaattatacatgttttacagtgagATGTTAGATAtgtgataaatgaaatggttttgtaaaacctttgtttttgcccactcatgttttctattttgcgcccctccaggttttagataaGCTTGTTGTTGCTGGGTTTGAGGACTTTGGCGGTTATGACATATCTAAATAATAATacgacattcctggtactgtataactagtacttgtcctactagactgcacctagacttattatgctctgattaggagtatttacttttgtaattgactcctaacacttcctattttctagtgcactctagtagtttcagttttcaaatattcgtatatttcttatctaaATCGAtt encodes the following:
- the LOC126611328 gene encoding patatin-like protein 2 yields the protein MSTGMTKRRMVTVLSIDGGGIRGIIPSTLLAFLESKLQELDGPAARIADYFDIIAGTSTGGLVTTMLTAPNKDNRPMYEAKDINNFYLDHTPKIFPQHSRNNFLTSLTSMVGAVMGPKYDGKYLRTLTKELLGDLTLKQTLTNVIIPTFDIKHLQPVLFSTIDAKESPLKNAKLSDICISTSAAPTFLPAHYFEVNDNDGRTRTFDLIDGGVAANNPTMTAISHINREILKHNSEPMDATRLLVLSLGTGAAKNEAKYNAANASKWGLINWVFDNGSTPLVDIFGDASSDMVDFHVSTLFQSVHAKDNYLRIQDDTLIGEEASVDIATEKNLKRLVEIGKVLLKKPVSRVNLDTGRYEESKGEGTYEEALIEFAKRLSEGKKLN